In one window of Frigoriglobus tundricola DNA:
- a CDS encoding TIGR03066 family protein translates to MNLRVLLAVLVLAFGLQAGADDKKVEKIDPDKLVGKWERTEKKDGSVVLEIMKDGKAKFTLTTGDGKALTADGTYKVSGNKIEMTMKLGDQEEKSNRSVTKLTDTELVTIDDKGTERSFVRVTAK, encoded by the coding sequence ATGAACCTGCGCGTTCTTCTGGCGGTCCTCGTGCTCGCCTTCGGCTTACAGGCCGGGGCGGACGACAAAAAGGTCGAGAAAATCGACCCCGACAAGTTGGTCGGGAAGTGGGAGCGGACAGAGAAGAAGGACGGATCGGTGGTGCTGGAGATCATGAAGGACGGCAAGGCGAAGTTCACCCTGACCACCGGGGACGGCAAGGCGCTCACGGCCGATGGCACCTACAAGGTCAGCGGGAACAAAATCGAGATGACGATGAAGCTGGGCGATCAGGAGGAGAAATCGAACCGGAGCGTCACCAAGCTGACCGACACGGAACTGGTCACCATCGACGATAAGGGCACCGAGCGGTCGTTTGTCCGGGTGACAGCCAAGTGA